The Salmonirosea aquatica DNA window AATGAACTTGAAGCGATCCGCAGAGGGAAGAAAAAAGACAAACACAATTGGAACTACCTGATTAGCTGAGCAATGGATACTGAAACATTATACAGGCTCAAATACCCGATAGGCGAATTTGAAAAGCCGGCTGAAATTACCACAGCAATCTTGGACGAATGGATTAACACTATCTCTGATTTTCCCCGTCAGTTATCAAAAGAGCTCGAAATACTAACTGATAGCCAGCTGGAGACGCCCTACAGACTGGGCGGCTGGACAGTTCGTCAGGTAGTGCATCACTGTGCCGACAGCCACATGAACGCCTTTTGCCGGTTCAAGCTAGCTTTGACCGAAGACAGCCCGAGGATCAAACCTTACTTTGAAGCGCTTTGGGCAGAGCTGGCGGATGCCAAGCAGATTCCTGTTGAACATTCTCTTTTTATCCTTCTCGGGCTGCATGCACGCTGGGTTGTTTTGCTTCAAAGTCTTAGCACGCAGGATCTTTCAAGGATCTATATCCATCCCGAACACGGCAGAGAATTCAGGCTGGACGAGGCGATCGGTAACTATGCGTGGCATAGCAATCACCACCTGGCGCATATCAAGAATGTGGTAAAGGTGAACCAGAAGTAGATAGGAAGGAAACTATTCCACGCTTCTAATTTCGTTTCGCAAGTTCTCCCAGCGCTTTCAGCTGAGCTTCTGTCTGCACATTCCACAATAAGCCATAATTCAGCCGCATGCAGCTTTGATATTGGTCTTGAAGCGTGAAAATCTTGCCCGGAGCGAAGCTGATGTTCCGGGCAAGGGCTTTTTCATAAAGATCGACAGTATCAATATTGGGCGGTAGCTCCACCCACAAAACGGAACCGCCCCGCGGCCTGCTGGCTTTGGTGCATTCGGGAAAATAGTCGGCGATGGCACCGGAATACCGGAGCATATTGCCATGCAATGTATGTCGTAGTTTTCGTAGGTGGCTTTCATAACGCCCTGTTTCCAGAAAGCTGCCGATCGTTTCCTGCGTGATCGAAGTGCCGGAAATACTGTGATAAAGCTTCATTCTCAACACATTTTCTTTAAACCTGCCCGGCGCTACCCAGCCCACGCGGTAACCCGGTGCAAGGGTCTTGGAAACTGAGCCGCACCAGAGTACGATCCCGCTCTGGTCGTAAGTTTTGCAGGTCCTTGGCCGGTTCGGGCCAAAGTATACATCGCCGCTGATGTCATTTTCGATCAGGGGCACATTGTATTTTTCTGCCAGCTGCACAGCCGCTTTTTTGTTTTCATCGGGCATGCAGCTTCCCAGCGGGTTGTTGAAATTGCTGATCAACAGGCTGGCTTTTACCTTTTTGTTTTTCAGAGCACCTTCAAATGCATTAAGGTCGACGCCTGACTCCGGGTGTGTGGGCAGTTCGAGTACCTTCAAACCGAGCGCTTCGGCCAGTTGCAGCATCCCGAAAGACACCGGACTTTCCATCGCGACGGTATCGCCTTTTTCAGTGACGGACATCAGGCAATAGGAAAGCGCATTAAGGCAGCCGCTGGTAGTGATGATGTCGTGGTGACTCAGGCTGCATTCCATGTTAAACGCCCAGCGCGCTATTTGTCTTCGCAATCTTTCGTTTCCTTCGGCTTTGTCGTAGGCTACGCCGCTACCTCGCAGCGCTCGGGTTGCCAGGAGTAATCCCTTATTGAGTTTGGCAATTGGTAAAAGTTCGTCGGCAGGAGTTGCCAGTGCAAGCGGCAGGTGCCCGCCTTCCCCAAGATTGTCGTACACTTTGCTTACCAGTAGTTCGCTGATGCCAAAGTTGGCAATGCCCGACGGGCTGCTGGTATCGGGCACCTGCGGGATCCTGGCTCGCGAGTACTTGACATAATAGCCCGATTGCGGCCGGGTCTCAATCAGCATTTTGTTTTCCAGGTGATAATAGGCGCTCAAGGCCGTATTCTGGCTTACACCATATTCGCTACAAATGGTGCGCAACGACGGCAGCTTGTCGCCGGTACGTAAAGTATTGTCCACGATCTGCTGCTCTATAATACCTGCAATCCGGAGGTAAACAAAATTGCCTTTACCGGTCTCTTCTTTTTTCATGCTTAAAAATATCTGCTAGCGGTAAA harbors:
- a CDS encoding YfiT family bacillithiol transferase; the protein is MDTETLYRLKYPIGEFEKPAEITTAILDEWINTISDFPRQLSKELEILTDSQLETPYRLGGWTVRQVVHHCADSHMNAFCRFKLALTEDSPRIKPYFEALWAELADAKQIPVEHSLFILLGLHARWVVLLQSLSTQDLSRIYIHPEHGREFRLDEAIGNYAWHSNHHLAHIKNVVKVNQK
- a CDS encoding aminotransferase-like domain-containing protein, translating into MKKEETGKGNFVYLRIAGIIEQQIVDNTLRTGDKLPSLRTICSEYGVSQNTALSAYYHLENKMLIETRPQSGYYVKYSRARIPQVPDTSSPSGIANFGISELLVSKVYDNLGEGGHLPLALATPADELLPIAKLNKGLLLATRALRGSGVAYDKAEGNERLRRQIARWAFNMECSLSHHDIITTSGCLNALSYCLMSVTEKGDTVAMESPVSFGMLQLAEALGLKVLELPTHPESGVDLNAFEGALKNKKVKASLLISNFNNPLGSCMPDENKKAAVQLAEKYNVPLIENDISGDVYFGPNRPRTCKTYDQSGIVLWCGSVSKTLAPGYRVGWVAPGRFKENVLRMKLYHSISGTSITQETIGSFLETGRYESHLRKLRHTLHGNMLRYSGAIADYFPECTKASRPRGGSVLWVELPPNIDTVDLYEKALARNISFAPGKIFTLQDQYQSCMRLNYGLLWNVQTEAQLKALGELAKRN